The following coding sequences lie in one Arachis ipaensis cultivar K30076 chromosome B03, Araip1.1, whole genome shotgun sequence genomic window:
- the LOC107633192 gene encoding uncharacterized protein LOC107633192 has product MPPDMFNEWVQLHIFYEGLNCESKKAIDHSFGGSLNKKKTIEEAIDVIETVANNEYFYASDRSNNRKVLELNQMDAILAQNKMITKQLTELTKQIEKNQAAAIHTQPSPQEELETEEGVNWEEANYLGNPSSYSSNGATKTASGEECKAITLRSGKELEEKSRNTKEKEAEDSSTDKEEAQTPTPSSSAEKEVLKPYVPKAPYRQRLMKHAKDSQFSKFLEIFKKLQINIPFAEDPGSFQIPCIIGEITVAKALCDLGASINLMSLTMMKRMKIEEAKPTRMALQLADRSFKFPHGIVEDLVVKVGEFIFPADFVVLDMEEEAKASIILGRPFLAIAGAIIDVQKGELTLRLHDEKMVFNVFKAMSYPLEAMRECMRLDTVETVVQETFEEELEELTESD; this is encoded by the exons ATGCCCCCtgacatgtttaatgagtgggtgcaacttcatatcttctatgaagggctgaATTGTGAATCCAAGAAGGCTATAGACCACTCATttggaggctcactcaacaagaaaaagaccattgaggaagccattgaTGTGATAGAGACAGTGGCTaacaatgagtatttttatgcctcaGATAGGAGTAACAACAGGAAAGTATTGGAATTGAACCAAATGGATGCAATCTTGGCCcagaacaagatgatcaccaagcaacttACTGAATTGACCAAGCAAATAGAGAAGAATCAGGCTGCAGCCATCCACACTCAACCCTCACCTCAAGAAGAATTGGAAACTGAAGAAGGAGTTAactgggaggaagctaattaccttggaaacCCATCCAG TTATAGTTCTAATGGTGCCACCAAGACAGCTTCaggagaggaatgcaaggctattaccctcagaagtggaaaggAATTGGAAGAGAAGTCAAGGAATACAAAGGAGAAGGAAGCAGAGGATAGTTCAACTGACAAGGAAGAAGCACAAACACCTACTCCCAGTTCATCAGCAGAAAAGGAAGTTCTAAAGCCATATGTCCCAAAGGCTCCTTACCGTCAACGCCTAATGAAGCATGCAAAGGACAGCCAATTCTCCAAAttcttggaaatcttcaagaagcttcAAATCAACATTCCCTTTGCTGAA GACCCAGGAAGCTtccaaattccctgcatcataggggaaatAACAGTTGCAAAAGccttgtgtgacttgggagctagtaTAAACTTGATGTCCCTGACTATGATgaaaaggatgaagattgaggaagccaaaccaacaagaatggcccTCCAACTGGCAGATCGGTCATTTAAATTCCCTCATGGCATAGTAGAAGACCTGGTCGTGAAAGTAGGAGAATTCATCTTCCCTgctgactttgtggtgttggatatggaGGAAGAAGCTAAAGCCTCAATCATCTTGGGGAGGCCATTTTTAGCTATTGCTGGGGCAatcattgacgtccaaaagggTGAACTTACCCTTAGACTACATGATGAGAAAATGGTATTCAATGTATTCAAAGCTATGAGCTATCCACTAGAGGCAATGAGAGAGTGTATGAGGCTAGATACAGTGGAAACTGTGGTGCAAGAGACATTTGAAGAAGAACTGGAAGAGCTGACCGAGagtgattga